Proteins from a single region of Streptococcus oralis:
- a CDS encoding galactofuranosyltransferase: MDYIIEVRNKGEAHAGAKAPDDIAEICRRRGMKSFVIPPMPFDKNLFYRQFVLLIESIKVWIHIAKTVKNGDRVIWQHPAPGVRYANRFIPWIKKRKKVEFIALIHDLETLRDGIGQQRKSTAIIADLKLLPRFDYVISHNKFMSEYLHSIGISSEKIVNLEIFDYLYNEPVPEIIRNNGKKVIVAGNLTREKSGYVYKLKELNVDMCLYGVNYEGDIPDDIYKGAFSPDELIQHLEGNFGLVWDGTSVEKCTGNTGAYLKYNNPHKTSLYLAANLPVIIWSQAAMADFVKRNNIGIVIDDLHHLSECLKGVSEKDYQEMQQNVRMIGKKIRQGYYFNTALDALK, from the coding sequence ATGGACTATATTATTGAGGTTCGTAATAAAGGAGAAGCACATGCAGGAGCAAAGGCGCCCGACGATATTGCTGAAATTTGTCGTCGAAGGGGAATGAAATCGTTTGTAATTCCACCAATGCCTTTTGATAAAAATTTATTTTATCGTCAATTCGTTCTTTTAATTGAGAGTATTAAAGTCTGGATTCATATTGCTAAGACTGTAAAGAATGGAGACCGTGTTATCTGGCAACATCCTGCTCCTGGAGTACGATATGCGAATAGATTTATTCCCTGGATAAAAAAAAGAAAGAAAGTAGAGTTCATTGCGTTAATTCACGATTTGGAGACACTGCGTGATGGTATTGGGCAACAAAGAAAATCTACTGCAATCATAGCGGATTTAAAATTATTACCTCGATTTGATTATGTTATTAGTCATAATAAATTTATGTCAGAATATCTCCATTCAATTGGAATATCTTCAGAAAAAATTGTAAATCTTGAAATTTTTGATTATTTATATAATGAACCAGTTCCTGAAATAATCCGTAATAATGGAAAGAAGGTGATTGTTGCAGGAAATCTTACGAGAGAAAAAAGTGGTTATGTATATAAGTTAAAGGAACTGAATGTAGATATGTGTTTGTATGGTGTCAATTATGAAGGGGATATTCCTGATGATATTTATAAGGGAGCGTTTTCACCAGATGAATTGATTCAACATTTAGAGGGAAACTTCGGATTAGTTTGGGATGGAACTTCAGTAGAGAAATGTACTGGCAATACAGGTGCCTATCTTAAATATAATAATCCACATAAAACATCATTGTATTTGGCAGCGAATCTTCCTGTTATTATTTGGTCACAAGCAGCTATGGCTGATTTTGTTAAACGAAATAATATTGGTATCGTAATTGATGATCTCCATCATCTTTCGGAATGCCTAAAGGGAGTTTCAGAGAAAGATTATCAAGAAATGCAGCAGAATGTGAGAATGATAGGTAAAAAGATTCGCCAAGGTTATTACTTTAATACGGCATTGGATGCTTTAAAATAA
- a CDS encoding DUF4422 domain-containing protein: protein MKNIKLIIATHKQFQMPKDRQLYLPIHVGREGKNDLGYQGDNTGENISNLNPYYCELTGLYWAWKNLDVDYLGLVHYRRYFARKTIFYKENIDINQVILNQEDVEKQLEQADVIVPKKRRYYIETLYSHYSNTHDSSHLDETRKVISELTPDYLTSYDKVMKQNSGYMFNMFIMSKELTDRYCSWLFPIIKELYERIDVSEYTPFEARLFGRISELLFNVWIVENELTVKEMPFIYMDKVDFIRKLKSFLFAKFFNQKYGKSF, encoded by the coding sequence GTGAAAAATATCAAACTAATTATTGCAACACATAAACAATTTCAAATGCCTAAGGATCGACAACTTTATTTACCAATCCATGTTGGTAGAGAAGGGAAAAATGATTTGGGTTATCAAGGAGATAATACTGGAGAAAATATTTCAAACTTAAATCCATATTATTGTGAATTAACAGGACTATATTGGGCATGGAAGAATCTTGATGTTGACTATCTAGGTTTGGTACATTATAGAAGGTATTTTGCTAGAAAAACAATATTCTATAAAGAAAATATCGATATAAATCAGGTGATTTTAAATCAAGAAGATGTTGAGAAACAATTGGAGCAAGCAGATGTGATTGTTCCTAAAAAAAGACGTTACTATATAGAAACTCTATATTCTCATTATTCAAACACCCATGATTCAAGTCATTTGGATGAAACTCGTAAGGTTATAAGTGAATTGACTCCTGATTACTTAACTAGCTATGATAAGGTTATGAAGCAAAATAGTGGCTATATGTTTAATATGTTTATTATGAGCAAAGAATTGACAGATAGATATTGTAGTTGGTTATTTCCTATCATTAAAGAGTTATATGAAAGAATAGATGTTTCAGAATATACACCATTTGAAGCGCGTTTGTTTGGTCGTATAAGTGAATTATTGTTTAATGTTTGGATAGTAGAAAATGAGCTGACTGTGAAAGAAATGCCATTCATCTATATGGATAAAGTTGATTTTATTAGGAAGTTAAAATCGTTCTTATTTGCTAAATTCTTCAACCAAAAGTATGGAAAAAGTTTCTAG
- a CDS encoding SDR family NAD(P)-dependent oxidoreductase, whose translation MKKAAVFGGSTKTGVALVNQLIKKGYFVHVFDLVAPPKGVILKEDRIQYNSIDLQAVDITKIEIIKEDPLFEILLVITEFSETTPFDSVSITEIQRIITVNVTSVMKIIHYLYDKILSKQNFYTGVVIPDLGMFSSASSSIYSGSQVALIKMIKDINMELGRSKINNRILSVILDSIEFLHIDEETERLSVSIIEELYKQAELYISYCDKSVRELLESHLLEFRKFDLMHNQCKENSNHDDAIYHKDKVGYLSGTFDLFHVGHLNLLRRAKEQCDYLIVGVHPNASHKGKKTFISFQERLDIIASISYVDKAVESFPEDSDAWNIYHYDKLFVGSDYKGTERFKNYERELGEKGVEIIYFPYTDGTSSSQLRALISEKNVD comes from the coding sequence ATGAAAAAAGCTGCAGTTTTCGGAGGAAGTACAAAAACAGGTGTGGCTTTAGTTAATCAGTTGATTAAAAAAGGTTATTTTGTGCATGTCTTTGATTTAGTTGCGCCTCCAAAAGGTGTTATTTTAAAAGAAGATAGAATTCAGTATAATTCGATTGATTTACAAGCTGTCGATATTACTAAAATTGAAATTATAAAAGAAGATCCACTGTTTGAAATTTTATTAGTTATTACGGAATTTAGTGAGACTACGCCATTTGATTCTGTGAGTATTACTGAAATACAGAGAATTATCACTGTTAATGTAACTTCTGTTATGAAGATCATACACTATCTTTATGATAAAATTCTATCAAAACAAAATTTTTATACAGGTGTAGTGATTCCAGATTTAGGAATGTTTTCTTCTGCATCCTCTTCCATATATTCTGGTTCTCAAGTTGCATTGATTAAAATGATTAAGGATATCAATATGGAACTTGGGCGCAGTAAAATTAATAATCGAATCTTAAGTGTCATTTTAGATTCGATTGAATTTCTTCATATTGATGAGGAAACTGAAAGATTATCAGTATCAATCATTGAAGAATTATATAAACAAGCAGAATTATATATTTCATATTGTGATAAATCTGTAAGGGAATTATTGGAAAGTCATCTATTAGAATTTCGTAAATTTGATTTGATGCACAACCAGTGTAAAGAAAATAGTAACCATGATGATGCCATTTACCACAAAGATAAGGTAGGCTACTTGTCTGGAACATTTGATTTATTTCATGTTGGACATTTGAATTTGTTAAGACGTGCCAAGGAGCAATGCGATTATTTAATTGTCGGAGTACATCCTAATGCTTCACATAAAGGAAAGAAGACATTTATATCTTTTCAAGAACGTTTAGATATTATCGCTTCTATTTCTTATGTAGATAAAGCAGTTGAATCATTTCCAGAAGACAGTGATGCTTGGAATATTTATCATTATGATAAACTATTTGTTGGTAGTGATTATAAGGGAACAGAACGTTTTAAAAATTATGAGAGAGAGTTAGGGGAAAAGGGAGTTGAGATAATCTATTTCCCTTATACAGATGGAACAAGTAGTAGTCAACTAAGGGCACTAATTTCAGAGAAAAATGTAGATTAG
- a CDS encoding galactofuranosyltransferase: MEYIIETRNVGEAHAGAKAPDDIVSIARKRGMGVFTIPVLPNKTSRIYILIWLFITCTKLWVRVFLTVKNGDVVVWQHPAYGIRYANYFIPWIKKRKKVTFVALIHDLESLREGIGSYDSKDQSRAKIADNSLLSKFDYVISHNKKMTAYLLEQGFESNKLINLGVFDYLDEGTPNLISRINDKSVIIAGNLSREKSAYIYDLKNLNVDLRLYGMFFEGDENDSAYKGTFRPDQLIEHLEGAFGLVWDGNSLEECAGNTGQYLKYNNPHKTSLYLAAQLPVIIWSQAALADFVEENGVGIVIDDLNHLEVTLAKVTDDQYTKMLDNIEKISKKVKAGHYFSVAMDQTKH; encoded by the coding sequence ATGGAATATATTATAGAAACTAGGAATGTTGGTGAGGCGCATGCCGGTGCAAAAGCACCAGATGATATTGTATCAATTGCCCGAAAACGAGGTATGGGAGTTTTTACAATCCCAGTATTACCAAACAAAACATCAAGAATTTACATTTTAATTTGGTTGTTTATTACTTGTACTAAATTGTGGGTTCGTGTGTTTCTCACTGTAAAAAATGGAGACGTTGTAGTCTGGCAACATCCAGCTTATGGTATTCGATATGCAAATTATTTTATCCCATGGATTAAAAAGCGCAAAAAAGTAACCTTTGTAGCTCTAATTCACGATTTAGAATCATTGAGAGAGGGGATTGGTTCTTATGATTCAAAGGATCAATCTAGAGCAAAGATTGCAGATAATTCGTTACTCTCTAAATTTGATTATGTAATAAGTCATAATAAAAAAATGACAGCCTATTTGTTGGAGCAAGGCTTTGAATCTAATAAGTTAATTAATTTAGGAGTTTTTGATTACTTAGATGAAGGAACTCCAAATCTGATATCTCGTATAAACGATAAATCAGTTATTATTGCTGGCAATTTATCACGTGAAAAAAGTGCCTATATCTATGATTTGAAAAATTTAAATGTAGATTTAAGATTGTATGGGATGTTTTTTGAGGGTGATGAAAATGACTCTGCATATAAAGGAACATTTCGTCCAGATCAGTTAATTGAGCATCTAGAAGGTGCTTTTGGGTTAGTCTGGGATGGTAATTCATTAGAAGAATGTGCAGGGAATACAGGACAATATCTGAAGTATAATAATCCTCATAAAACTTCACTTTATTTGGCGGCACAGTTACCTGTTATTATTTGGTCACAGGCGGCGCTTGCTGATTTTGTAGAGGAGAATGGTGTAGGTATTGTTATTGATGATTTAAATCATCTGGAAGTAACATTGGCTAAAGTAACCGATGATCAATATACAAAAATGTTAGATAATATTGAAAAAATTTCAAAAAAAGTAAAAGCAGGACATTATTTTAGTGTTGCTATGGATCAAACTAAACACTGA
- a CDS encoding LicD family protein, with product MQKLKIDLPDGFLDEEIREGYLVTSDMKKVWAVELDLFAEFDRVCRKYDITYYADAGTMLGAVRHKGFIPWDDDIDVKLSRENYEKLCQIAPKEFTGNYFWQTEYTDPGSLRGHAQLRNSSTTAILEFEKGLQKFNQGIFIDIFPFDSVIDDKKLFEEQKERAESYRRHCLYLRDVIYNYKKKQYKFPKNILAPLRSTYYRWKNKNCEKPYRLFERECARYNNIQTPQISLLSFQFDPIHFQSRADYDDIVYMPFEFMQMPVPKGYDHILTDRYGDYMKPVKGGSMHGKIIFDVDRPYTDYLEKFNKSR from the coding sequence ATGCAAAAACTAAAAATTGATCTTCCAGATGGTTTTTTAGATGAAGAGATACGTGAAGGGTACCTAGTTACCTCCGACATGAAAAAAGTATGGGCAGTAGAGCTTGATTTATTTGCTGAATTTGATCGTGTATGCAGAAAATATGATATTACATACTATGCAGATGCGGGAACAATGTTGGGAGCCGTTCGGCATAAGGGGTTTATTCCGTGGGATGATGATATAGATGTGAAGTTAAGTCGAGAAAATTATGAAAAACTTTGTCAAATTGCACCAAAGGAATTTACAGGAAATTATTTTTGGCAAACAGAGTATACGGATCCGGGTAGTCTTCGTGGACATGCTCAACTAAGAAATAGTTCCACAACTGCAATCCTTGAGTTTGAAAAAGGTCTTCAGAAATTTAATCAGGGGATTTTTATTGATATTTTCCCTTTTGATTCTGTTATAGATGATAAAAAGTTGTTTGAGGAGCAAAAAGAAAGAGCTGAATCATATCGTAGACATTGTCTGTATCTTCGAGACGTGATATACAATTATAAAAAGAAGCAGTACAAATTTCCTAAAAATATATTAGCGCCGTTAAGAAGTACATATTATAGATGGAAAAATAAGAATTGCGAAAAACCCTATAGACTTTTTGAAAGGGAATGTGCGCGATACAATAATATTCAGACACCCCAAATTTCTCTTTTGAGTTTTCAATTTGATCCGATTCATTTTCAATCGCGTGCAGACTATGATGATATTGTCTATATGCCATTTGAATTTATGCAGATGCCTGTACCAAAAGGATATGATCATATTCTTACTGATCGCTATGGAGATTATATGAAGCCTGTAAAAGGAGGTTCTATGCATGGGAAAATTATTTTTGATGTTGATAGACCATATACGGATTATTTAGAAAAATTTAATAAAAGTAGGTAG
- a CDS encoding oligosaccharide flippase family protein, protein MKFNIILSSIHQLLTLFLPLVTAPYVSRVLGAEGTGIFSYTSSIQAYFTIFAALGTGVYGVREIARNRNNKKQYSTLFWEIELLTVLTSSVAIILWLLWAVFSKEFQLIYLILTLNLFAVLFDISWFYTGLEQFVYTIGLNALFKIFGTIAIFTFIKAPSDLNAYIFIIASTSLLSSVSLWIYLPKILVKVSLDTLSLKGHLKQTLIYFVPTIATSIYTVLDKTMIGVITQNANENGYYEQATKIINILKSITFTALNSVLGARIAYLFSEKKYDEIKSRIALSLDFIFFIGMAFFFGLLSVSETFVPIFFGQGYDQVIYLLYVFSPIVVIIGVSNCLGSQYYTPAGLRSQSAKYIIIGSVLNLLLNLVFIPVFRSKGAVISSVLAELLITFLYVKNSNGYVDFKQLASYFNPRFIAGFIMYLIVLFIKQYLPNDLLGLLIQVLIGGMTYFMITYLQKDNILQILKAKLSER, encoded by the coding sequence TTGAAATTTAATATTATTTTGAGCTCAATACATCAGCTACTAACCTTATTCTTACCATTAGTTACGGCTCCTTATGTTTCACGGGTTTTAGGAGCTGAGGGGACAGGAATTTTTAGTTATACCTCATCTATTCAAGCATATTTTACAATATTTGCCGCCTTGGGTACAGGAGTATATGGTGTTCGAGAGATAGCTCGTAATAGAAATAATAAAAAACAGTATTCCACCCTATTTTGGGAAATTGAATTACTTACGGTTTTGACAAGTTCTGTTGCAATTATTTTGTGGCTTTTATGGGCTGTCTTTTCGAAAGAGTTTCAATTAATTTATTTGATTTTGACTTTGAATTTATTTGCTGTTCTATTTGATATATCATGGTTTTATACAGGTTTGGAACAATTCGTGTATACAATTGGATTAAATGCCTTATTTAAAATATTTGGTACTATTGCAATTTTTACTTTTATAAAAGCACCATCGGATTTGAATGCTTATATTTTTATTATTGCATCTACTAGTTTGCTATCAAGCGTTTCTTTATGGATTTATCTTCCTAAAATATTGGTAAAAGTATCTTTGGATACTTTAAGTTTAAAAGGGCACTTAAAACAAACATTGATATATTTTGTACCAACTATAGCCACCTCTATCTATACTGTATTAGACAAGACAATGATTGGTGTGATAACTCAAAATGCTAATGAGAATGGTTATTACGAACAAGCGACTAAAATAATTAATATATTGAAATCAATAACCTTTACTGCATTGAACTCTGTGCTAGGGGCTCGTATCGCTTATCTGTTTTCTGAGAAAAAGTATGATGAAATTAAGTCACGAATAGCATTGTCTCTGGACTTTATTTTTTTCATAGGAATGGCATTTTTCTTTGGACTTCTATCTGTTTCAGAAACTTTTGTTCCTATATTTTTCGGGCAAGGTTATGATCAAGTTATTTATTTGCTCTATGTATTTTCTCCGATTGTAGTTATTATAGGTGTAAGTAATTGTTTGGGTTCACAATATTATACACCTGCCGGACTTCGTAGTCAGAGTGCTAAATATATAATAATTGGATCAGTTTTGAATCTTCTACTCAATTTAGTATTTATTCCAGTATTTAGAAGTAAAGGAGCGGTTATCTCTTCAGTACTAGCCGAATTATTGATCACATTTCTATATGTGAAAAATTCAAATGGTTATGTAGATTTTAAACAATTAGCTTCTTATTTCAATCCTAGGTTTATAGCGGGTTTCATTATGTATTTAATTGTTTTGTTTATAAAACAATATTTACCAAATGATTTGCTAGGACTGCTAATTCAAGTGCTTATTGGAGGTATGACCTATTTTATGATAACTTATTTACAAAAGGATAATATTCTTCAAATATTAAAGGCGAAATTATCAGAAAGGTAA
- the glf gene encoding UDP-galactopyranose mutase, with the protein MGNYDYLIVGAGLFGAVFAHEAALKGKKVKVIEKRDHIAGNIYTREEEGIQVHQYGAHIFHTSDKEIWDYVNQFAEFNRYTNSPVANYKGEIYNLPFNMNTFNKLWGVVTPAEARAKIDEQRAVLNGKTPENLEEQAISLVGTDIYEKLIKDYTEKQWGKPTTELPAFIIRRLPVRLTYDNNYFNDTYQGIPIGGYTQIVEKMLDHENIDVEINVDFFANKEQYLKEFPKIVFTGMIDEFFDYKLGELEYRSLRFENETLDMENYQGNAVVNYTDADTPYTRIIEHKHFEFGNQEKTIITKEHSKTWKKGDEPYYPVNNDRNNRLYQSYKKLAEAHKNVIFGGRLGHYRYYDMHQVIAAALQCVRSEIK; encoded by the coding sequence ATGGGAAATTATGATTATCTTATTGTAGGTGCAGGACTTTTTGGTGCAGTATTTGCACATGAGGCTGCGCTTAAAGGGAAAAAAGTAAAAGTGATTGAGAAACGCGATCATATCGCGGGAAATATTTATACTCGTGAAGAGGAAGGTATCCAAGTACATCAGTATGGTGCACATATCTTTCATACTTCTGATAAAGAAATTTGGGACTATGTAAATCAATTTGCAGAGTTTAACCGTTACACAAATTCTCCTGTTGCAAACTATAAGGGAGAGATTTATAACCTTCCTTTTAATATGAATACATTCAATAAACTTTGGGGAGTTGTAACGCCAGCAGAAGCACGAGCTAAGATTGATGAACAACGTGCAGTTTTAAATGGGAAAACTCCTGAAAATTTGGAAGAACAGGCAATCTCTCTTGTAGGTACAGACATCTATGAAAAATTAATCAAAGACTATACAGAGAAACAGTGGGGCAAGCCAACTACAGAACTTCCAGCATTTATCATTCGCCGTTTGCCAGTACGCCTGACCTACGATAACAACTATTTTAACGATACCTATCAGGGAATTCCAATTGGTGGTTACACTCAAATAGTTGAAAAAATGTTGGATCATGAAAATATTGATGTAGAAATAAATGTTGATTTCTTTGCGAATAAAGAGCAATATCTAAAAGAGTTTCCTAAGATTGTCTTTACGGGTATGATTGATGAATTCTTCGACTATAAGTTGGGCGAACTAGAGTACCGTAGTCTTCGTTTTGAAAACGAGACATTGGATATGGAGAATTACCAAGGAAATGCAGTTGTGAACTATACAGATGCTGATACCCCATATACTCGCATTATTGAACACAAACATTTTGAGTTTGGGAATCAAGAAAAAACTATTATTACTAAAGAACATTCTAAAACATGGAAAAAGGGAGATGAACCATACTATCCGGTTAATAATGATCGTAACAATCGTTTATACCAATCGTATAAGAAACTTGCAGAAGCACATAAAAATGTTATTTTTGGCGGTCGTTTAGGACATTATCGATATTATGATATGCATCAAGTTATAGCAGCGGCTTTACAGTGCGTTCGTAGTGAGATTAAGTGA
- a CDS encoding sugar transferase — protein sequence MEEKGLKITLAAIQSFLVILLAYLLSFVKETEIVNTSVIILFILHFFIFYISDYGHDFFKRGYLAEFINTTKYIVFFALAISISNFFLEDRFSISRRGMLYFLIIHSILLYLLNLCIKHYRKRIFPNLKGSKKIFLITATSRVEKVIDRLIESGEIFWNLVAVSVLDQPDFQHQSLTAVPAENILDFATHEVVDEVFINLPSEEYDIGEFISLFETMGIDVTVNLNAFNNYLGSDKKIRGMAGLNVITFSTKFYKTSHVIAKRFIDIVGSIVGLIICGLVSIVLVPMIRQDGGPAIFSQTRIGKNGRHFTFYKFRSMRVDAEERKQELLIQNTMQGGMFKVDDDPRVTPIGRFIRKTSLDELPQFWNVLMGDMSLVGTRPPTVDEYEKYTPEQKRRLSFKPGITGLWQVSGRSKITDFNEVVKLDVAYIDDWTIWKDIEILLKTVKVVFMREGAK from the coding sequence ATGGAAGAAAAGGGATTGAAGATTACTTTGGCGGCAATCCAGAGTTTTCTTGTCATTTTATTAGCTTATTTACTTAGTTTTGTTAAGGAAACAGAGATTGTAAATACTTCTGTTATTATATTGTTCATTCTTCATTTTTTTATTTTTTATATCAGTGATTATGGGCATGATTTTTTTAAAAGGGGTTATTTAGCAGAGTTTATCAACACGACAAAGTATATCGTGTTCTTTGCTTTAGCTATCAGTATTTCGAATTTTTTCTTAGAAGATCGTTTTAGTATCTCTAGACGAGGAATGCTTTACTTTTTGATAATACACTCTATTCTGTTGTATTTGTTGAATCTGTGCATTAAACACTATAGAAAACGCATCTTTCCAAATCTCAAGGGGAGTAAGAAGATATTCTTGATAACAGCGACCTCTAGGGTTGAAAAGGTCATTGATAGGCTGATAGAGTCGGGAGAAATTTTTTGGAACTTGGTGGCGGTCAGTGTTTTAGACCAGCCTGATTTTCAGCATCAATCCTTAACGGCTGTACCTGCTGAGAACATCTTAGACTTTGCTACTCATGAAGTTGTTGATGAAGTCTTTATCAATCTACCAAGTGAAGAGTACGACATCGGGGAGTTTATCTCACTTTTTGAGACAATGGGAATTGACGTGACAGTTAATCTGAATGCTTTTAATAACTATCTAGGTAGTGATAAAAAGATTCGTGGGATGGCAGGGCTGAATGTTATCACGTTTTCTACAAAATTTTATAAGACCAGTCATGTCATTGCCAAACGGTTCATTGATATTGTCGGTTCGATTGTCGGATTGATTATTTGTGGTTTGGTGAGCATTGTTTTGGTTCCGATGATTCGACAAGATGGTGGGCCGGCGATTTTTTCTCAAACGCGTATTGGAAAAAATGGTCGACATTTCACTTTTTATAAATTTCGCTCTATGCGTGTAGATGCTGAGGAGAGAAAGCAAGAACTCTTGATACAAAATACCATGCAAGGTGGTATGTTTAAAGTCGATGATGATCCACGTGTCACTCCAATTGGGCGCTTTATCCGTAAGACTAGCCTAGATGAGTTGCCACAGTTTTGGAATGTTTTAATGGGAGATATGAGTCTGGTGGGTACCCGTCCTCCAACAGTGGATGAGTACGAGAAATATACTCCTGAACAGAAACGCCGTCTCAGTTTTAAACCTGGAATTACTGGCCTATGGCAGGTAAGTGGTCGTAGTAAAATCACGGATTTCAATGAAGTTGTCAAATTAGATGTAGCCTACATTGATGACTGGACAATCTGGAAAGATATCGAAATATTGTTAAAGACTGTTAAAGTGGTCTTTATGAGGGAAGGGGCGAAGTAG
- a CDS encoding tyrosine-protein kinase, whose protein sequence is MPTLEIAQKKLDLARKAEEYYNALRTNIQLSGNNLKVISITSVKPGEGKSTTSTNIAWAFARAGYKTLLIDADIRNSVMSGVFKSREKITGLTEFLSGTTDLSQGLCETNVENLFVIQAGSVSPNPTALLQSENFATMIDTLRKYFDYIVVDTAPIGVVIDAAIITQQCDASVLVTAAGETNRRDVQKAKEQLEQTSKPFLGIVLNKLNTSVEKYGSYGAYGSYGKK, encoded by the coding sequence ATGCCAACGTTAGAAATTGCACAAAAAAAATTAGATTTGGCAAGAAAAGCAGAAGAGTACTACAATGCCCTTCGCACCAATATTCAACTGAGCGGGAATAACTTGAAAGTGATTTCGATCACATCTGTGAAACCAGGGGAAGGAAAATCAACAACTTCTACCAATATTGCTTGGGCTTTTGCGCGTGCAGGCTATAAGACACTGTTGATTGATGCGGATATCCGTAATTCAGTCATGTCAGGTGTCTTTAAATCACGGGAAAAGATTACAGGCCTAACAGAGTTTTTGTCAGGCACAACAGACCTATCACAAGGTTTATGTGAAACCAATGTTGAAAATTTGTTTGTTATTCAAGCGGGTTCTGTATCACCAAACCCGACAGCTTTGCTACAAAGTGAGAATTTTGCAACCATGATTGACACCTTACGCAAGTACTTTGACTACATCGTTGTAGATACTGCTCCGATTGGAGTTGTTATTGATGCGGCGATTATCACGCAGCAATGTGACGCTTCTGTTTTGGTAACTGCTGCTGGTGAAACAAATCGTCGTGATGTCCAAAAAGCTAAAGAACAACTCGAACAAACAAGCAAACCATTCTTAGGAATTGTGCTTAATAAACTCAATACTTCAGTTGAGAAGTATGGATCATATGGGGCTTATGGCTCCTATGGGAAAAAGTAA
- the cpsC gene encoding capsular polysaccharide biosynthesis protein CpsC, which translates to MKEQNMMEIDVFHLLKILWKRKLLIALVAFVTGIVAFAYSSFIVKPEFTSTTRIYVVNRNQGDKPGLTNQDLQAGSYLVKDYREIILSQDVLEKVATDLKLELPPKGLASKIKVTVPVDTRIVSISVTDRAPEEASRIANSLREVAAQKIISVTRVSDVTTLEEARPATSPSSPNIRRNTMVGFLAGAVVMVVTVLLVELLDTRVKRPEDIEDVMQIALLGVVPNLDKLK; encoded by the coding sequence ATGAAAGAACAAAATATGATGGAAATCGATGTATTTCACTTGCTTAAAATCCTTTGGAAGCGAAAACTGTTAATTGCTTTGGTAGCATTCGTGACAGGGATAGTAGCATTTGCCTACAGTAGTTTTATTGTGAAGCCAGAGTTTACGAGTACGACCCGAATTTATGTGGTCAATCGTAATCAGGGAGATAAGCCTGGCTTGACCAACCAAGACTTGCAAGCGGGATCTTACTTGGTAAAAGACTATCGCGAAATCATTCTCTCGCAAGACGTTTTAGAGAAGGTTGCGACTGATTTGAAACTAGAACTCCCTCCAAAAGGTCTAGCTAGTAAAATCAAGGTAACAGTTCCAGTGGATACGCGTATTGTATCGATTTCTGTTACAGACCGTGCACCTGAGGAAGCTAGCCGTATCGCCAACTCTTTGAGAGAGGTTGCGGCTCAAAAGATTATCAGCGTCACTCGCGTTTCGGATGTGACAACGCTTGAAGAAGCACGTCCTGCAACATCGCCATCTTCACCAAATATTCGTCGCAATACCATGGTTGGATTCCTTGCGGGAGCGGTTGTGATGGTTGTCACGGTTCTCCTAGTTGAGCTCTTGGATACACGAGTGAAACGTCCAGAAGATATTGAGGATGTTATGCAAATTGCACTATTGGGAGTAGTTCCAAATTTGGATAAATTGAAATAG